A window of Glycine soja cultivar W05 chromosome 13, ASM419377v2, whole genome shotgun sequence genomic DNA:
ATGATGATGGTGTTTTGGCTCACCGACAAATGGCAAATAGAAAGGTATGCAACAGATTTCTTCCGGAAGCTTTTTTTGGTTGAAAACAACTTCACTCCTTTTCGTCTTGCTAATTCTTTTCCTGATCTTGATGTTGATGAGGTGGATTCACTAGGGAAGCATGTCACTAGGGATGAGATCAAGCTCTCAGTCATATGGGTGGCTTCAAAGCTCCTGGTCCTGATGAAATGCATGCTATTTTCTACCAATCTTAATGGAAAAGGGTGAGTGATGATGTTTGCCATCTCATTCAGTAGATGTTTAACTATCCTTCTATGGTGGCAGATCTGAATGATACACTCATCACTTTAATTCCCAAGCTACCAGTTGTTACAAAGCTAAAAGACTTCAGACCTATTAGTCTTTGCAATGTCACTTACAAGCTGGTAGCAAAAGTTCTTGCCCAAAGGTTGAGAGTGCTTATGGAGAAGCTAGTGAGCCCCTGTCAAGTTAGCTTCATTCTGAATAGACACAGTGGTGATAACATCACAATTGCTTAAGAGATCTTCCATTCCATGAGATGCCGGAAGGGGAAGAAAGTTGGATGATTATTAAAGTGGACTTGGATAAGGCTTATGATTGTCTTAAGTGGGAATTTGTGAAGGAAACTCTTCAAGACATTGGCTACCCAAACAATTTTGTGCAACTGGTTTGGTATTGCATGTCTACAACCATTATGAGTTTGCTTTGGAATGGTGACGTTTTGGATCACTTTTCTCCTAATATTGGAGTTCGTCAACGAGATCCTATCTCACCATATCTCTTTGTTCTTTGCTTGGAAAGGCTATCTCATCTCATCAATCTGGTGATGAATAAGAAGCTTTAGAGATCGATCCAAGTGAATAGAGGTGGGCTTCTCATATCTCATCTTGCCTTTGTAGACGATCTCATCCTCTTTGTAGAAGCTAATATGGACCAGGTGGATGTGATAAACCTAACTCTTAAGCACTTTTCTGACAGCTCTGGAGCCAAGGTTAATGTGGACAAAaccaaaagttttctttttccaaAAATGTTAATTGGTGGGTTGAGGAAGACATCTCAAGTGGGCTGGGATTACAAAGTACGGATGATTTAGGTAAGTACTTGGGAGTTCCTATATTCCACAAAAACCCAACTAGTCATACCTTTGATTTCATCATTGACAAGGTCAATAAGAGATTTAGTAGGTGGAAGAGCAATTTGTTGTCCATGGTGGGAAGATTGACCTTAGCTAAATAAGTGGTCTAGGCATTGCCATCTCATATTATGCAGTTTGATAATTGTTGTGTATGGGTATATTTTATGATTAagtcatataaaaattattagatttcctctcttttattgtttttatgtgaataattagaattttaacATCATTCAAATTCTTGTCCAGTAGGTGTTATATTTGCTGCAAAAATACAAAGTAAAGCTTGAGAGAGAAGTTAAAAATTTGAAGACTCTCGCTCAGCGCACCGTAGTCGCTCAGCGGGCAACATTCGTTTAGTGCAAAGAAGTCACATGGAGAAGCCTGATACGTGAAGACACGCTTAGTGCGAGTCGCGAGCTAAACGCGTGACCACCAACTCACTCGCTCAGTGCAGaggtcgcgcttagcgcgaggtcGAGTAAAATTTAAGTTGAATGCGCCTATAAAAAGAggaggaagaaaaggaaaaatgacaCACAGAATATCCATGAAATTAGAGCTTCCAATAGAAAACAAAGGTTAGGGTTCATGcaagaagaaggaaaatcaaCCATTAGGAGTCATATCTTCCCTCTATATCCATTCCTCTTtacccctttcttctctctcaTCAATCCTTTGCAAAtgtaaagtctctcatgacaatggGAGGCTAAACCCTTCATTGTTAGGAGCTTAATAACCAAACACTCATGATGTAATTATTCATATTatgtatttaatgttattttaatttcattctttcttttctgTGCTTAATTTCTTTGATTGTGTTTTAATCACTCATATTTACGGTATGTTTTAAGATTTAGGCATTAAGAAATGTTTATCTCTTAAGAAGTGAAAAATGacatctaaataattcatatctaGGGATAGAATGACATTGTTTAGTCTGTTTTATGCATCTTTGTTCATAATACAATTTAActagtttattttcttaaggGATTAGAAGAGGAATTCGATAGATTAGACTCTCTCACATGAGGGATCATGATTAAAGTATATGAGTAGATGTAGGTAATAATTGGAATAATGTTAAATACAAAACAATCATTAACACTACATGAGAGTAATTTTGGTAGGTTAAATCTTAACATATCCACAATTTGAATCAACCGTTGTTTCATCATCTCAAgtgttcattttttcttttcttgcatgttttatataattaatttaattttatgtcaatttattttttattgttccttatcacaattatttaaattaattcattaattgcttgagaattaaatattcatccatctaaatacaaataaaattcctGGGCATCGACACTCAAACTTTACTTTACTAGTTGCTAATGAGTTAACATCAGCCAGGGTTGCTGCCTCTCTCGGTTTGTGATATGATTGACAGGAAATGCAGATCTTTTATCTGGGGTGATTTTGAGAGTTAGAAAGGTTCACACTATTCCTTGGCGCAAGGTTTGCACTACTAAAAATGATGAGGGCCTTGGGATGAGATTGAATAGAGATTTCTTGAGGAAATTCGGTTGGAAGTTAATGCCAAAGAAGCCTTTCTTGTGGGCTACTCTCATTCGAGGTAAGTACAAGTGTGGTGCGGGCGTTCTTCCTAAAGTCCAAAAGAGAATATCTGAATCCAATTTTTGGAGGGGTCTTTGCAAATCTTggaatgatttgcaaaatcaagtttCTTGGCGGGTTGGAAATGGTTTGGAGACTGATTTTTGGAGCCATGATTGGATTCCCTTCATTGGTCCTGTAGTTGATAAAGCAACTATCTATTTGAGTAATGTTGATAAGGAAGCCAAGGTCTTCGATTTTACAAAGCAGAATGGCGGTTGGAATGAAGAAAAATTGTGTGTGGTGTTGGACTCAAATATTTGCTTTattattttgtgtctccctCCTCCCCGAGTTTCCAATCATGTTGATATCCCAGTTTGGAAAGCCTGTGACTGATGGCAGATTTACTCTGGAATCTACTTATGCTTCCATTTCATCTCAGTCTGGTCAGGCCAATCCCCTCTTTAAAGTTGTTTGGAGATGGTCGGGTCCTGAGAGGACCAGAATTCTTTTATGGAAAACTGCTCAGCAAGCCTTAGTTACCAATGATTTTCGGGCTAAGAAAGGTATGAGTTTGTCTAATGCTTGTCATGTGTGTGATGTTGCATCTGAGAATGCGGTGCATTGTTTCAGGGATTGCCCGCATGCAATTCAGGTATGGCAGATTTTGTAAGGTCCTTCCCTTCCCCTgaactttttcaatttggatttTAATAGTTGACTAGCCTTCAATCTCTCTCAAACCTTCCCTAATCAGTTATCCAAGGGTGTATTGTTTTGTGTGGCTCTGGCAGGGTTATGGGGGGCCAAGAATGACTTGTTTTTTCGTGGGAAGACTCATATGCCATCTCCTTTGCGGGATCATTTTAGTGTGGTTCTGTTCTCCTTTGCAACGTTCCTTGAATCTTGTTCTGTTTTTGCAGATGAGCTCGAGGCTATTAAATGTTAATATCGGTTTAAAGTTGGCGTCTAAGAAAGGGTTTAGTGATCTGATTGTTGAATCAGACTCTCTGGTTGCCATCAAGCTTCTCACCGGGAGTTGTAGTACTAATCATTCCTCTAATCAACTTGTGTGCAATATTGGTCAATTGGCTGATCAAAGAAGTTTGGTTTGGCATCATGTTTTCTGGGGAGTCAACCAAGTGGCGGATTCTTTAGCTAAGTATGGCCTGACTTGTGTTGggtgttttattttttgctccCTTTTATTGCTTTGCTAGTTTTGGCCGATGTGAAGTTTCTTACTTGCGTGCGTTTTAATTTCATCTCTTCTTGGGGCCTTATGTCCtcttttttcacccaaaaaaaatgttatggcGGGTGTTATGCGGGGGGTTTGGGATGACATTTCTGTTGCTTGCATTGTTGTTGATGCTCTGGTTTGTTCCTTTGTATCTATTATCTAAACTGGATGACTTCTTATgttcaattttatatatatatatgcctataaaaaaatacatacatttttaaaaaaaaaaggaaacactcCCTGGCATGTCATTCATGTGATGTAGCCGCATCCCTCCACATTTATTTCTACAATTGGTCACATTTAAAATTCGGCTTCAATacatgtttattatcatttaacatttaaaatGCAGATCAGTAACATTCATGGTGATGATGAGCACGGGTTTAACATGCATGCCGTTGCAGGCATTGAGTTATGACGTGGGCGTCATGAGTTATGACGTAGTTGCTGATCCAAGTGAACTGATCCATTAGAGAAAGAGAGATCACGGGttctaaatataaaaagaaaatgaattgaaGTTTACACATGCAACATCCCTgaattggtttatttttagttacCTAAACTTAAAGCAAAAACAACCTAGTTTGCTATGGTATATATACAAATGCTTCTATGCGGCTATTACTACCTCAATTACAATTCACAGTCACACTTAGTTTGCGTCATTAATCATATATCGATCCTCAATATCCCTATATTAGGAAAGGAAACATGTCTATTGAGGCTATGGCAATGGCAGGCAAGGATTACAAAGAATGTTGCATCACTTTGGAAGAGTGTGACCCACAACAACCTCCTCTGTACCTTGTGGCTGAGCCTAATGAATTAGTTAAGGTGGCTGCAGTGAAGATCAAAGCAAAGATCCGAGACTGGGCAAAAGCCGTTGCTTCATCAACTTCCAAGCAACTAAGTGTCGCTAATGAGAAGTGCAAATTAAGTACATGTAGTTAGCTAGTAATTTGtcatagaaaatataaaaaaaaacaaaaaacaaaacatagctAGTTTGTTTTAGGAACAAAACAATGGTTGCCTAAG
This region includes:
- the LOC114381967 gene encoding uncharacterized protein LOC114381967 isoform X2, giving the protein MLVMCVMLHLRMRCIVSGIARMQFRYGRFCKMSSRLLNVNIGLKLASKKGFSDLIVESDSLVAIKLLTGSCSTNHSSNQLVCNIGQLADQRSLVWHHVFWGVNQVADSLAKKGNMSIEAMAMAGKDYKECCITLEECDPQQPPLYLVAEPNELVKVAAVKIKAKIRDWAKAVASSTSKQLSVANEKCKLSTCS
- the LOC114381967 gene encoding uncharacterized protein LOC114381967 isoform X1; the encoded protein is MTCFFVGRLICHLLCGIILVWFCSPLQRSLNLVLFLQMSSRLLNVNIGLKLASKKGFSDLIVESDSLVAIKLLTGSCSTNHSSNQLVCNIGQLADQRSLVWHHVFWGVNQVADSLAKKGNMSIEAMAMAGKDYKECCITLEECDPQQPPLYLVAEPNELVKVAAVKIKAKIRDWAKAVASSTSKQLSVANEKCKLSTCS